A stretch of Amycolatopsis balhimycina FH 1894 DNA encodes these proteins:
- a CDS encoding GH1 family beta-glucosidase, whose amino-acid sequence MSVHPDSVRAETALMFPPGFVWGAATAAFQVEGATTADGRTDSVWDVFARRPGAVRGGDNGEPAADHYRRYSEDVSLMRRLGLGAYRFSLAWPRVRPDGGEPNAAGLAFYDRLVDCLLEAGIQPWATLYHWDLPQALEDKGGWTSRDTAFRFAEYAETVLERLGDRVASWSTLNEPWCAAMLGYAGGIHAPGHTDHPAAVAATHHLLLGHGLAMDIIRRHSPGTPAGVTLNLYPVAPHDPADPADVDAARRIDGLQNRLFLDPVLRGGYPDDLVADLAPFGLGEVVRDGDAAIIAAHVDWLGVNYYRDYRVAGRPVPGSEPAGPEWVGAGDVHFVPDPAAPRTDSGWEVQPAGLTESLLEVHRNYRPVPLYITENGAAYPDVVGDGGDIADTDRVAFLDSHLRAAHDAIQEGVDLRGYFYWSLLDNFEWAEGYAKRFGLVHVDYETQQRTPKRSAQWYARVIGLNGLG is encoded by the coding sequence ATGTCCGTACATCCCGACAGCGTTCGGGCGGAGACCGCGTTGATGTTCCCGCCTGGCTTCGTCTGGGGCGCCGCCACCGCGGCGTTCCAGGTCGAAGGAGCCACCACGGCCGACGGGCGCACCGACTCGGTCTGGGACGTCTTCGCCCGCCGCCCGGGCGCGGTCCGGGGCGGCGACAACGGCGAACCGGCGGCCGACCACTACCGGCGGTACTCCGAGGACGTCAGTCTGATGCGCCGGCTCGGTCTCGGTGCCTACCGGTTCTCGCTGGCGTGGCCGCGGGTGCGGCCGGACGGCGGCGAGCCGAACGCCGCCGGGCTCGCCTTCTACGACCGGCTGGTCGACTGCCTGCTCGAGGCCGGGATCCAGCCGTGGGCGACGCTCTACCACTGGGACCTGCCGCAGGCGCTGGAGGACAAGGGCGGCTGGACGTCGCGGGACACGGCGTTCCGGTTCGCCGAGTACGCCGAAACCGTGCTGGAGCGGCTCGGCGACCGCGTCGCCAGCTGGTCGACGCTGAACGAGCCGTGGTGCGCGGCGATGCTGGGCTACGCGGGCGGCATCCACGCCCCCGGCCACACCGACCACCCGGCGGCCGTCGCCGCCACGCACCACCTGCTGCTGGGCCACGGCCTGGCGATGGACATCATCCGGCGGCACTCCCCGGGCACCCCGGCGGGCGTCACGCTGAACCTGTACCCGGTCGCCCCGCACGACCCGGCCGACCCGGCCGACGTCGACGCGGCCCGGCGGATCGACGGCCTGCAGAACCGGCTGTTCCTCGACCCGGTGCTGCGCGGCGGCTACCCGGACGACCTGGTCGCCGACCTCGCGCCGTTCGGGCTGGGCGAGGTGGTCCGGGACGGGGACGCGGCGATCATCGCGGCGCACGTCGACTGGCTCGGCGTGAACTACTACCGCGACTACCGCGTCGCGGGCCGCCCGGTGCCGGGCAGCGAGCCGGCCGGCCCGGAGTGGGTCGGCGCGGGCGACGTGCACTTCGTCCCGGACCCGGCCGCCCCCCGCACCGACTCCGGCTGGGAGGTCCAGCCCGCCGGGCTGACCGAGTCGCTGCTGGAGGTCCACCGCAACTACCGGCCGGTGCCGCTGTACATCACGGAGAACGGCGCGGCCTACCCCGACGTCGTCGGCGACGGCGGTGACATCGCCGACACCGACCGCGTCGCGTTCCTCGACTCCCACCTGCGGGCGGCGCACGACGCCATCCAGGAGGGCGTCGACCTGCGCGGGTACTTCTACTGGTCGCTGCTCGACAACTTCGAGTGGGCGGAGGGGTACGCGAAGCGGTTCGGCCTCGTCCACGTCGACTACGAGACCCAGCAGCGGACCCCGAAGCGCAGCGCGCAGTGGTACGCCCGGGTGATCGGCCTCAACGGCCTCGGCTGA
- a CDS encoding IlvD/Edd family dehydratase, whose product MGLRSEAWFNNPADPGMTALYLERYMNWGLTREELQSGKPIIGIAQTGSDLTPCNRHHLQLADRTREGIREAGGIAIEFPVHPIQETGKRPTAALDRNLAYLGLVETLYGYPIDGVVLTTGCDKTTPACLMAAATVDIPAIVLSGGPMLNGWHGGERTGSGTIIWKARELLAAGEIDDAGFMELVASSAPSPGHCNTMGTASTMNALAEALGMSLPGCAAIPAPHRDRARMAYRTGLRIVEMVTEDLKPSDILTREAFENAIVVSSAIGGSTNAPIHIGAIARHIGVDVPLDDWQRLGYRVPLLVDLQPAGKYLGEEFHRAGGVPAVVHELLRHGLVHEDAPTVNGRTLGENCRGAEAGDRDVIRTFETALVPDAGFLVLKGNLFDAAIMKSSVISPEFRRRYLAGGVYEGTAVVFDGPEDYHARIDDPDLGVDEHSLLVMRGTGPLGYPGSAEVVNMRPPAALIKRGIHELPCLGDGRQSGTSGSPSILNASPEAAAGGGLAVLRTGDRVRIDLAAGTADVLLPDEELALRHKELAESGGYPVPAAQTPWQEIQRSMVDQLCDGMVLRPAVAYQRIAATKGIPRDNH is encoded by the coding sequence ATGGGACTGCGCAGCGAAGCTTGGTTCAACAACCCCGCCGACCCCGGCATGACCGCGCTCTACCTCGAGCGGTACATGAACTGGGGCCTCACCCGCGAGGAGCTGCAGTCCGGCAAGCCGATCATCGGGATCGCGCAGACCGGCTCCGACCTCACCCCGTGCAACCGGCACCACCTGCAGCTGGCCGACCGGACCCGGGAAGGCATCCGCGAGGCGGGCGGGATCGCCATCGAGTTCCCGGTGCACCCGATCCAGGAGACCGGCAAGCGCCCGACCGCCGCGCTGGACCGCAACCTCGCCTACCTCGGCCTGGTGGAGACGCTCTACGGCTACCCGATCGACGGCGTCGTGCTCACCACCGGCTGCGATAAGACGACCCCGGCGTGCCTGATGGCCGCCGCGACCGTCGACATCCCCGCCATCGTGCTGTCCGGCGGCCCGATGCTCAACGGCTGGCACGGCGGCGAGCGCACCGGGTCCGGCACCATCATCTGGAAGGCGCGGGAGCTGCTCGCCGCCGGCGAGATCGACGACGCCGGGTTCATGGAGCTCGTCGCGTCGTCCGCGCCGTCACCGGGACACTGCAACACCATGGGCACCGCGTCCACGATGAACGCGCTCGCCGAGGCGCTCGGGATGAGCCTGCCCGGCTGCGCGGCCATCCCGGCGCCGCACCGCGACCGGGCCCGGATGGCCTACCGCACCGGGCTGCGGATCGTCGAGATGGTGACCGAAGACCTCAAGCCGTCGGACATCCTGACGCGGGAGGCGTTCGAGAACGCCATCGTGGTGAGCTCCGCGATCGGCGGTTCGACCAACGCGCCCATCCACATCGGGGCCATCGCCCGGCACATCGGCGTCGACGTCCCGCTGGACGACTGGCAGCGGCTCGGGTACCGGGTGCCGCTGCTGGTCGACCTGCAGCCCGCGGGCAAGTACCTCGGCGAGGAGTTCCACCGCGCGGGCGGCGTGCCGGCCGTGGTGCACGAGCTGCTGCGCCACGGGCTCGTCCACGAGGACGCGCCCACGGTCAACGGCCGCACCCTCGGCGAGAACTGCCGCGGCGCCGAGGCCGGCGACCGGGACGTCATCCGCACCTTCGAGACCGCGCTCGTGCCCGACGCCGGGTTCCTCGTGCTGAAGGGCAACCTCTTCGACGCGGCGATCATGAAGTCCAGCGTCATCTCACCGGAGTTCCGGCGGCGCTACCTCGCCGGCGGCGTCTACGAGGGCACCGCGGTCGTGTTCGACGGCCCGGAGGACTACCACGCCCGCATCGACGACCCGGACCTCGGCGTCGACGAGCACTCGCTGCTCGTGATGCGGGGCACCGGCCCGCTCGGCTACCCGGGCTCGGCGGAGGTGGTGAACATGCGGCCGCCGGCGGCGCTGATCAAGCGGGGCATCCACGAGCTGCCGTGCCTCGGCGACGGCCGCCAGTCGGGCACCTCCGGGTCGCCGTCGATCCTCAACGCCTCCCCCGAAGCCGCCGCGGGTGGCGGGCTCGCCGTGCTGCGGACCGGTGACCGCGTGCGGATCGACCTCGCCGCGGGCACCGCGGACGTCCTCCTCCCGGACGAAGAACTCGCCTTGCGCCACAAGGAACTCGCCGAGTCGGGCGGCTACCCGGTGCCCGCGGCGCAGACGCCGTGGCAGGAGATCCAGCGGTCGATGGTCGACCAGCTGTGTGACGGCATGGTGCTGCGCCCGGCCGTGGCGTACCAGCGGATCGCCGCGACGAAGGGAATCCCCCGCGACAACCACTGA
- a CDS encoding DUF3040 domain-containing protein has translation MLPERERHALRAIEAELQASDPAFAAAFSGRKLGSPKRWNLLLVLCDVTAAVMLLVGLFARDASLVLWGTVSAGALVAWHIARAESVRVSTEDETPRAAGAP, from the coding sequence ATGCTCCCCGAGCGAGAACGCCACGCCCTGCGCGCGATCGAAGCGGAGCTGCAAGCGAGCGATCCCGCCTTCGCCGCCGCCTTCAGCGGCCGCAAGCTGGGCTCCCCCAAACGCTGGAACCTGCTGCTGGTGCTCTGTGACGTCACAGCGGCGGTGATGCTGCTCGTCGGCCTGTTCGCCCGCGACGCCTCGCTGGTGCTCTGGGGCACGGTGAGCGCGGGCGCGCTGGTGGCGTGGCACATCGCCCGCGCCGAGTCGGTCCGCGTGTCCACTGAGGACGAGACGCCCCGGGCGGCAGGCGCACCCTGA
- a CDS encoding UdgX family uracil-DNA binding protein (This protein belongs to the uracil DNA glycosylase superfamily, members of which act in excision repair of DNA. However, it belongs more specifically to UdgX branch, whose founding member was found to bind uracil in DNA (where it does not belong), without cleaving it, appears to promote DNA repair by a pathway involving RecA, rather than base excision.), producing MPDSRGAEPPDTTDLDRLRSAASGCHGCPLYQDATQTVFGEGTPEAKILVVGEQPGDKEDLAGEPFVGPAGKLLDRAFEEAGFDRRSLYVTNAVKHFKFKRDERGKRRIHQKPGRTEVVACRPWLLAELRAVRPDLVLLLGATAAQSLLGPKFRITAHRGEPVDAPADVADLVPSAVATVHPSAVLRAPDRDEAYAAFVADLKAAGKTLR from the coding sequence ATGCCCGATTCCCGCGGTGCCGAGCCGCCGGACACCACCGACCTCGACCGCCTGCGGTCGGCGGCGTCCGGCTGCCACGGCTGCCCCCTGTACCAGGACGCGACCCAGACCGTCTTCGGCGAAGGAACGCCCGAGGCGAAGATCCTCGTCGTCGGCGAGCAGCCGGGCGACAAGGAGGACCTGGCGGGCGAACCGTTCGTCGGCCCCGCCGGCAAGCTCCTGGACCGGGCTTTCGAAGAAGCCGGTTTCGACCGGCGGTCGCTGTACGTCACCAACGCCGTCAAGCACTTCAAGTTCAAGCGCGACGAGCGCGGCAAGCGCCGCATCCACCAGAAGCCGGGCCGCACGGAGGTCGTCGCGTGCCGCCCGTGGCTGCTGGCGGAGCTGCGTGCGGTGCGCCCGGACCTGGTGCTGCTGCTGGGCGCGACGGCCGCGCAGTCGTTGCTGGGCCCGAAGTTCCGGATCACCGCCCACCGCGGCGAGCCGGTGGACGCGCCGGCGGACGTGGCCGATCTGGTGCCGTCCGCGGTGGCGACGGTCCACCCGTCGGCGGTCCTGCGGGCACCCGACCGGGACGAGGCCTACGCCGCCTTCGTCGCCGACCTGAAGGCAGCCGGCAAGACCCTCAGGTGA
- a CDS encoding Ku protein, with translation MARPVWSGALSLGLVTVPVELYPAVADHTIHFHQFERGTSDRIRNRRVNERTGDEVARDEIVKGYALGGGDHVLVEPDELDEIAPERSRRIDIEQFVELEEIDPWFFDKTYWLKPAKEDFAKAYGLLLRAMDRSEKAGVAKFVLRGKEYLAAIRAGEDVMVLNTLHFIADLRKPKDVMGKLPQLPKPRPKELDMALALVDEMTAPWKPEDYRDEYSKRVEELIKAKQAGEEITHEEEPEQSADVVDLFEALSRSVKNRKRGGKEPKKKRPGLSGLSKSDLDKLAREQGVKGRSKMTRAELEKALKAS, from the coding sequence ATGGCCCGACCGGTGTGGAGCGGTGCGCTGAGCCTGGGGCTGGTCACCGTTCCGGTGGAGCTGTACCCGGCGGTGGCGGACCACACGATCCACTTCCACCAGTTCGAACGCGGGACGTCGGACCGGATCCGCAACCGCCGGGTGAACGAGCGGACCGGCGACGAGGTCGCCCGGGACGAGATCGTCAAGGGCTACGCCCTCGGCGGCGGGGACCACGTGCTCGTCGAACCGGACGAGCTGGACGAAATCGCGCCCGAGCGGTCCCGCCGGATCGACATCGAGCAGTTCGTCGAGCTCGAGGAGATCGACCCGTGGTTCTTCGACAAGACGTACTGGCTCAAGCCGGCGAAGGAGGACTTCGCCAAGGCCTACGGCCTGCTGCTGCGGGCGATGGACCGCAGCGAGAAGGCGGGCGTCGCGAAGTTCGTGCTGCGCGGCAAGGAATACCTCGCCGCGATCCGCGCCGGGGAAGACGTCATGGTGCTCAACACGCTGCACTTCATCGCGGACCTGCGCAAGCCGAAGGACGTCATGGGCAAGCTCCCGCAGCTGCCGAAGCCGCGGCCCAAGGAGCTGGACATGGCCCTCGCCCTGGTCGACGAGATGACCGCGCCGTGGAAGCCCGAGGACTACCGCGACGAGTACTCGAAGCGCGTCGAAGAGCTGATCAAGGCCAAGCAGGCAGGCGAGGAGATCACCCACGAAGAGGAGCCGGAGCAGTCGGCCGACGTCGTCGACCTCTTCGAGGCGCTGTCGCGCAGCGTCAAGAACCGCAAGCGCGGCGGCAAGGAGCCGAAGAAGAAGCGGCCCGGGCTTTCCGGGCTGTCGAAGTCCGATCTGGACAAGCTCGCCCGTGAGCAGGGCGTGAAGGGCCGGTCGAAGATGACGCGCGCCGAACTCGAGAAGGCGCTGAAGGCGTCGTGA
- a CDS encoding GAF and ANTAR domain-containing protein, whose translation MTGGHEQLTARLDEVTVAMESLTAMLDTELDLGQMLQAVCDHAVQVVPGADMASITLVREGVPETVASTDQRAVNFDREQYRIGDGPCLRAAETGQPVRVGVGAVGDIWPQFVSSAEQLGVASFLAAPLTVDEDMSGAVNLFGFGEHGFSELGTKILELYTATVVIGLRSARRYFAARELVDQLNRALETRAVIDQAKGILMAAHRITAEEAFQRLVKRSQDGNRKLHEVAAEFVAAVATTA comes from the coding sequence ATGACGGGCGGCCATGAGCAGCTCACCGCGCGGCTGGACGAAGTCACAGTCGCGATGGAGTCGCTGACCGCGATGCTGGACACCGAGCTCGATCTCGGCCAGATGCTGCAGGCGGTGTGCGACCACGCGGTGCAGGTGGTGCCGGGGGCCGACATGGCGAGCATCACCCTGGTGCGCGAGGGCGTACCGGAAACGGTCGCCAGCACCGACCAGCGGGCGGTGAACTTCGACCGCGAGCAGTACCGGATCGGGGACGGGCCGTGCCTGCGGGCCGCCGAGACCGGGCAGCCGGTCCGGGTCGGCGTCGGGGCGGTGGGGGACATCTGGCCGCAGTTCGTGTCGTCGGCCGAACAGCTGGGCGTCGCCAGTTTCCTCGCCGCGCCGCTGACGGTGGACGAGGACATGTCCGGCGCGGTGAACCTCTTCGGGTTCGGCGAACACGGGTTCAGCGAGCTGGGGACGAAGATCCTCGAGCTGTACACCGCGACGGTGGTGATCGGCCTGCGCAGCGCCCGCCGGTACTTCGCGGCGCGTGAGCTGGTCGACCAGCTCAACCGGGCGCTGGAGACCCGCGCGGTGATCGACCAGGCCAAGGGAATCCTCATGGCCGCGCACCGCATCACGGCGGAGGAGGCGTTCCAGCGCCTGGTGAAACGTTCTCAGGACGGCAACCGCAAGCTCCACGAGGTGGCGGCGGAGTTCGTGGCGGCGGTCGCGACCACCGCCTGA